The window CGAGcgtctgcgcagcgcgtggcaGCGGGACTACCAGGCCCGCGTCGCGATCGTGTCTCTCCATGATGGGCACCTGTGGCGACGCGCAAGGccacctgcacgccgccatACGCGACGTGGGTGGTGCAAGCGTGCGCGCAcaggcgtgcatgcgccGACACGGTCACGCGGGTGTGGTGTGGCCAGCTGCCCTGGTCTCCCTTTGTTGGACGCAGGGCTGCTGGTGGGCGGTGTGGGAGGACGGGCTGGTGGGCGCGCATGCTTGTGTGAGTGCGTGCTGCCCCTGTGTGGATGCGAGACCGGGGCGCAGCGGGTGTGGCGGTGCCACGCCTGTCTGTGGCGTGAGCGGCGTGCGGGGCTGGCACGTGGGCGGGTGCTGGGTGGCGCGCACAGCTGCTCTCCCGCTGCTCTCCGCCGAGCACCCCGTCGCCGaccggcggctgccgctgcctcgcacaGCCTTCCtttccgtgtgtgcgtgacgcGCATGATAATGGCATGCGGTGGCTGCTGGGGCTGCGCATGGGCGTGCGCTTCTCCCCCACGCGGGTTTGGCTTCTGTGCCGTGTCACCGCTCCTGGGCATGGCCgccacgcgtgtgcgcccgCGCGGCAGTGGGagggcgccgcagcgcccgATGCGACGGAGAGGAcgggcggaggagggcgctgctgcccgctgGCTTGGGCGGAGCTCCGCGCTGCGTACCGCCCGCCTTTAGTTgcccctccctgcccctgccctcctcctcctcatgtgcactgctccctccctctccacccctccccacccctcgctgTCCCCTTGGCCAACCTCCACGGCCACGCAGACGTACGTGCGCATACACACCACCCctcacctcgctgccgctgctgtgacaGCTCTAAGGACGCCATCGAGTCgttgcgccaccgctgctcgcctctcccccgcacGAGGCTACGTACGACGTGCCGGCCACCCCGCTCTGTCCGATAAGCGCTGCAGGCACTCACGCCCGAGTCGTCGCGCCCGCGGAtccgctgtggcgccgctccccTCTTGACCCCTGTTGCGAATGGcgcagtgcgtgcgtcggctggtgctggcggcgcccctcgccgctgtggtggcgctgctgctgtgcacgaGCAGTGCACCGgtggcgcgtgctgcggggACGAGCGACTTCActgaggcgcagcagaagaacacgctgacggtgctgcgggcgTTTGCGCGTGCGATCCCTGAGCTGGGGAAGAAGTGGACGGGCAGCGACTTCTGCTCGTGGGACTTCGTCACATGCTACTCCACCGGCGTCAGTGTGTGGATGGACAAAGTGGATTAtaccggcacgctgccggagATGCCTTCGGGCGTCGACTACAAGGACGTCATGATCATGGCACTGAACTTCAGCGCAATGGGCCAGGGGCTGAGCGGGACGCTGCCCGCCTCATGGAGCTCGCTGACGTCCTTGATGTCACTGTGGATCGAAAAGTCTGAGAAGGtcaccggcacgctgcctgcacagtggagctcgatgaagCAGCTGACCCTTCTGCATCTGGAGGGCACTAAGGTCttcggcacgctgcctgcccagtggagctcgatgacgTCGCTGGGCAATCTTAACCTGCGCTTCACTGCGGtctccggcacgctgcctgcccAGTGGAGTGGGATGACGAGTGCGGAGGCCCTGCAGCTGGAGTACTGCGGTCTGTCCGGTTGTCTGCCCCCCGAGTGGTCTGCGATGCCGAAGCTGCGTATCGTCTCACTGAGCGGCAACCACTTTAGCGGGTGTGTGCCCGACTCGTGGGTCAAGAAGCCTGGCCTCGTTGTGACCATAGAGGACGAGCACAAGGGCAGCAACTGTGTATCTGATAATCTCTGCGACACAACCACTGAGCCGCCCACtgcgcccaccaccaccggcaccccAGCAGCCTCCTCTACTCCTTCTCCAGGGTCGGGGTGCGAGGTGGATGGGTGTGAGGTGTGCGAGGGGGACTCCGCTGCGCGGTGCGCCAGGTGCCGTGAGGGCTACTCCCTGACGGACGAGAAGACGTGCCTGGCGCACCAcgatggcggcgtggcggcggcgtcgagcggagcggtggctgccgctgctgtgtgggcGGCTGTGCTGTTGAGCGTGGGGCTGGCGGCGTGAGGGTGCGGCGggcccctcttctctgtggTGCCCCTGGTGCctgccctcgcccccccggcacggcgtcgtcgctgccctctcacccccaccAGCCGAAGGGGAGACCGacagccacacgcgcacgcgcacacgccgtcgtGCATCGCGTGTGCTTTCCGCCGTTCTGGCGCCTGCACGGATGTACGGGCATGCGgaggcgtgcatgcgtgtgcgcgtgccagctcgtgtgtgtctctccgtgTGGCCAGCAGTCGGCACCCGCGCCGATCGaatgtgcgcgcggcggcggtgtgtcgCCTTGGACGGCGGATGCGGGCGCCCGCCCCTCGCCGTGTGCCCTGCGgtctgctgtgctgccgcgcgagcGACGTACGGATGCGCTGTCCGGCCCTCTTCGACGGGGCTCGCTTGCGGTGCTGTGTTCTCGTGGTCTGTGCCgttgtgcccccccccctttcatGGCGCGCTGGGCCGATCGCCCTCttgccttcctcctccccctcccgccggTCCTGTCTGTTGTACATCCGTGGACCTTATCTGAGCgtcgcctctccgcctcttccgtaAATCTTCGTTGGCGTGTGCCGCCCCCCCGgacgtcagcgccgctgtgctcgcATGCTCACGGTGCGTCcccgtgcgtgggcgtgccaCGCCGCGCTTCTTTCATGTATGTCCTTGCTTGCCCGctcctgccccctccctctgtctcaCAGATCCGTAGATGCGTGCATCACCGTGGGGCGGCGACATCGGTGCCCCACGTCCCCTGTGCTCGCTCACTCGCGTCTTGCACGTTCGTGGGCGGTGCAGGCATGCATCGATGGATGTGTGTGGGCATGCATACACCCAGGGGAGGGGCCGGGTGCGCGTGCCCCACgatacatatatatatatatacgtgcgtgcgtatatTAGTGTGTGCGAGCACGCGTGTTGCGCCACGCTCTGTtgcccgcctccgctgtgcgtgtCACTCGCTGTGGGCGCGCTGGCGGGTGGCGCCGGGTGGTGGCCGTGCGGCGGGCGGGGGCACCTCTGTGTTTCTCTATTTCTCTGTTCCCTGTTGACCTCAGGAAATGAAAGCTGCTCGGCCCCGTGCCCCCGCCCCGTGccgtgggagggggatgtgCTGCGGTAGCGACGATGATGCTTGGCATTGTGCCGGGCgtcgtgcggctggcgcgccctcgccagtgcagcacccgccacggcgacgtggGCTGTGGCGCCGAGCGGCCAACCCCCCGGGCGTCTTgtcggccgcggccgccggtggcgtgcgctcTCGTTCGCTGGCGGCCCTCTCTGGGCCGCTGGCTTGGGCGGAGCTCCGCGCTGCGTACCGCCCGCCTTTAGTTgcccctccctgcccctgccctcctcctcctcatgtgcactgctccctccctctccacccctccccacccctcgctgTCCCCTTGGCCAACCTCCACGGCCACGCAGACGTACGTGCGCATACACACCACCCctcacctcgctgccgctgctgtgacaGCTCTAAGGACGCCATCGAGTCgttgcgccaccgctgctcgcctctcccccgcacGAGGCTACGTACGACGTGCCGGCCACCCCGCTCTGTCCGATAAGCGCTGCAGGCACTCGCGCCCGAGTCGTCACGCCCGCGGAtccgctgtggcgccgctccccTCTTGACCCCTGTTGCGAATGGcgcagtgcgtgcgtcggctggtgctggcggcgcccctcgccgctgtggtggcgctgctgctgtgcacgaGCAGTGCACCGgtggcgcgtgctgcggggACGAGCGACTTcactggtgcgcagcagaagaacacgctgacggtgctgcgggcgTTTGCGCGTGCGATCCCTGAGCTGGGGAAGAAGTGGACGGGCAGCGACTTCTGCTCGTGGAACTTCGTCACATGCTACTCCTCCGGCGTCAGCGTGTGGATGGACAAAGTGGATTAtaccggcacgctgccggagATGCCTTCGGGCGTCGACTACAAGGACGTCATGATCATGGCACTGAACTTCAGCGCAATGGGCCAGGGGCTGAGCGGGACGCTGCCCGCCTCATGGAGCTCGCTGACGTCCTTGATGTCACTGTGGATCGAAAAGTCTGAGAAGGtcaccggcacgctgcctgcacagtggagctcgatgacgTCGCTGGGCAATCTTAACCTGCGCTTCACTAAGGTgtccggcacgctgcctgcccagtggagctcgatgaagCAGCTGACCCTTCTGCATCTGGAGGGCACTAAGGTCttcggcacgctgcctgcccagtggagctcgatgacgTCGCTGGGCAATCTTAACCTGCGCTTCACTGCGGtctccggcacgctgcctgcccAGTGGAGTGGGATGACGAGTGCGGAGGCCCTGCAGCTGGAGTACTGCGGTCTGTCCGGTTGTCTGCCCCCCGAGTGGTCTGCGATGCCGAGGCTGGCTTTCCTCTCACTGAGCGGCAACCACTTTAGCGGGTGTGTGCCCGACTCGTGGAGGGCGAAGGACCGCCTCGTTGTGACCATCGAGGAATGGCACATGGGCGAGGACTGCAAGCTTGCTAACGCCTGCCGCCCGACTCCTGCTCCGGTAACGACCACGACTAAaccgcccaccaccaccacgaccaaGTCGCCGACAgctcccaccaccacgacaacCACCACGAGCAAGCCGCCCACtgcgcccaccaccaccggcaccccAGCAGCCTCCTCTACTCCTTCTCCAGGGTCGGGGTGCGAGGTGGATGGGTGTGAGGTGTGCGAGGGGGACTCCGCTGCGCGGTGCGCCAGGTGCCGTGAGGGCTACTCCCTGACGGACGAGAAGACGTGCCTGGCGCACCAcgatggcggcgtggcggcggcgtcgggcggagcggtggctgccgctgctgtgtgggcGGCTGTGCTGTTGAGCGTGGGGCTGGCGGCGTGAGGGTGCGGCGggcccctcttctctgtggTGCCCCTGGTGCctgccctcgcccccccggcacggcgtcgtcgctgccctctcacccccaccAGCCGAAGGGGAGACCGacagccacacgcgcacgcgcacacgccgtcgtGCATCGCGTGTGCTTTCCGCCGTTCTGGCGCCTGCACGGATGTACGGGCATGCGgaggcgtgcatgcgtgtgcgcgtgccagctcgtgtgtgtctctccgtgTGGCCAGCAGTCGGCACCCGCGCCGATCGaatgtgcgcgcggcggcggtgtgtcgCCTTGGACGGCGGATGCGGGCGCCCGCCCCTCGCCGTGTGCCCTGCGgtctgctgtgctgccgcgcgagcGACGTACGGATGCGCTGTCCGGCCCTCTTCGACGGGGCTCGCTTGCGGTGCTGTGTTCTCGTGGTCTGTGCCgttgtgccccccccctttcatGGCGCGCTGGGCCGATCGCCCTCttgccttcctcctccccctcccgccggTCCTGTCTGTTGTACATCCGTGGACCTTATCTGAGCATCGCCTCCGCGCCTCTTCCGTAAATCTTCGTTGGCGTGTGCCGCCCCCCGgacgtcagcgccgctgtgctcgcATGCTCACGGTGCGTCcccgtgcgtgggcgtgccaCGCCGCGCTTCTTTCATGTATGTCCTTGCTTGCCCGctcctgccccctccctctgtctcaCAGATCCGTAGATGCGTGCATCACCGTGGGGCGGCGACATCGGTGCCCCACGTCCCCTGTGCTCGCTCACTCGCGTCTTGCACGTTCGTGGGCGGTGCAGGCATGCATCGATGGATGTGTGTGGGCATGCATACACCCAGGGGAGGGGCCGGGTGCGCGTGCCCCACgatacatatatatatatatatacgtgcgtgcgtatatTAGTGTGTGCGAGCACGCGTGTTGCGCCACGCTCTGTtgcccgcctccgctgtgcgtgtCACTCGCTGTGGGCGCGCTGGCGGGTGGCGCCGGGTGGTGGCCGTGCAGCGGGCGGGGGCACCTCTGTGTTTCTCTATTTCTCTGTTCCCTGTTGACCTCAGGAAATGAAAGCTGCTCGGCCCCGTGCCCCCGCCCCGTGccgtgggagggggatgtgCTGCGGTAGCGACGATGATGCTTGGCATTGTGCCGGGCgtcgtgcggctgccgtcacgATGGTGGCGTGCAGCGCGGTCCGCTGgacacgcgtgcgtgccgtctctcgccaccgctgctcctctcgcTGCGTGCCCAGAcgacttctctctctgcttgcCCTCTCCCGCATCGCTCGTGCTCCGCCGCGCCCTGCGCACTGCCTGCCCCACTgcgtgcaggtgtgtgtCTCCCCCTGTCTCCAGCGCACCGCCCATTCACCTGGAGGACGGTGCCGTCGCCAGCACTGCGACCGCTGccacgtgcgcacatgccGCCCACGagcatgcgcgcacaccggcggcgacggagcgGGTCGACAGCACCCGTGGGCCGAGCCGCGCCGTGTTGCCTCAGGCTGTTGTTTCAGTGCCCCCACCCTGCCGTGCCGCGGCAAGgtcgccgcgacggcggctgcgcttgtgcaccctcgcctcgccgcgctgcgcacggcgcgGCGTTGTCAGAGGATGGTgcgcgccagctccgccgccgggGCGGTCGATGCGGGCCTGCTCGGTATGACGCGCGTGAcggcaccgcaccggacCCGATGCgaccgcggtggtggtggtcgtccGGGagggtgcagcggcggcggctgtggttCTTGCCCTGTGGCGCTTTTCGTTCGCTGCGGCGAAGTgttgcggcggtgcggaggTCTGCGCCGGACGCGGCGCAGTAGCGCGTGCGCTCGCACCTTTTTTTGACAGCGTCACTCTTATggagacggcgacggtgagcAGCCGGGTGAAGGCCGCGGACGTATTGTTTCGCAGCGACAGGATAGGTTTGTCTagtgtgtctgtgtcggcTACCCACCATGCAGGACACGGAGCCGGGCGAGCTACGGCCGCAGTTGCACCATTTCATTACGactgccgctccgcctggAGTGCTGCGCTCACTACAACATCCACAGCGGCTACGCGGCTcgcatgcagcgccgccggtAGTGGTCCGTCCGCGACCCAAAAGACAAGCCGGCGAGCCAGTCCCCACATCTCGTGCCACATCCACCTTCTCGCTTGCTTGGAGCTTGGTGAGGTCTGCGTATCAGCGCAACGCGAGGGGAGTGCCTGCAGAGCCGTGCCACCACGCCCAGGAGGGGGCTTGACCCCCTTTCCCGTTCCACTCCGGGCAGACCTGCAGGATGTGGGCGCTCGGTCCTCGCTTCACGCCGTGCACCAAGCATGTGCGCCGCGCTGAGCTGTCCTTGATTTGGGGCACGGTGCGGCAAGGGCCTCTCGCCCATCTCCCCACTACCCCCTGCACGCCCTCCGTCACTCACAcagccacgcacgcagctCCGTGGCCACGCACGGCGCACAGGCGATGCGGAC of the Leishmania mexicana MHOM/GT/2001/U1103 complete genome, chromosome 12 genome contains:
- a CDS encoding promastigote surface antigen protein 2 PSA2, whose amino-acid sequence is MAQCVRRLVLAAPLAAVVALLLCTSSAPVARAAGTSDFTEAQQKNTLTVLRAFARAIPELGKKWTGSDFCSWDFVTCYSTGVSVWMDKVDYTGTLPEMPSGVDYKDVMIMALNFSAMGQGLSGTLPASWSSLTSLMSLWIEKSEKVTGTLPAQWSSMKQLTLLHLEGTKVFGTLPAQWSSMTSLGNLNLRFTAVSGTLPAQWSGMTSAEALQLEYCGLSGCLPPEWSAMPKLRIVSLSGNHFSGCVPDSWVKKPGLVVTIEDEHKGSNCVSDNLCDTTTEPPTAPTTTGTPAASSTPSPGSGCEVDGCEVCEGDSAARCARCREGYSLTDEKTCLAHHDGGVAAASSGAVAAAAVWAAVLLSVGLAA
- a CDS encoding putative surface antigen protein; translated protein: MAQCVRRLVLAAPLAAVVALLLCTSSAPVARAAGTSDFTGAQQKNTLTVLRAFARAIPELGKKWTGSDFCSWNFVTCYSSGVSVWMDKVDYTGTLPEMPSGVDYKDVMIMALNFSAMGQGLSGTLPASWSSLTSLMSLWIEKSEKVTGTLPAQWSSMTSLGNLNLRFTKVSGTLPAQWSSMKQLTLLHLEGTKVFGTLPAQWSSMTSLGNLNLRFTAVSGTLPAQWSGMTSAEALQLEYCGLSGCLPPEWSAMPRLAFLSLSGNHFSGCVPDSWRAKDRLVVTIEEWHMGEDCKLANACRPTPAPVTTTTKPPTTTTTKSPTAPTTTTTTTSKPPTAPTTTGTPAASSTPSPGSGCEVDGCEVCEGDSAARCARCREGYSLTDEKTCLAHHDGGVAAASGGAVAAAAVWAAVLLSVGLAA